The Ignavibacteriales bacterium genome includes a window with the following:
- a CDS encoding YdeI/OmpD-associated family protein, whose amino-acid sequence MNPVQNIEILAFTSSKEWRQWLAKNHNRTEGIWLRFYKKASSVPSVTYDEALDEALCYGWIDGQLKPYDERSWLRKFTPRRAKSPWSRRNIEYVQRLIKAGRMKDVGLREAEAAKVDDRWMNAYDPGSTMTMPADFLKRLSRMKKAKAFFETLNKANTYAIAWRLQSAKKPETREKRMKAILAMLAKEEKFHD is encoded by the coding sequence ATGAATCCGGTACAAAACATCGAAATACTTGCATTTACTTCTTCGAAAGAATGGCGGCAGTGGCTTGCGAAAAACCACAACCGAACGGAAGGCATATGGCTGCGGTTTTATAAAAAAGCTTCCAGCGTTCCATCAGTGACGTATGATGAAGCATTAGACGAGGCACTTTGCTATGGCTGGATCGACGGTCAGCTGAAACCGTACGATGAAAGGTCGTGGCTGCGAAAATTTACACCCCGCCGGGCGAAAAGTCCTTGGTCAAGACGAAACATCGAGTATGTTCAACGCCTCATCAAAGCAGGAAGAATGAAAGACGTCGGATTGAGAGAAGCCGAAGCGGCAAAAGTGGACGACAGATGGATGAATGCCTACGATCCCGGAAGCACTATGACCATGCCCGCAGATTTTCTCAAGAGACTTTCCAGGATGAAGAAAGCGAAAGCATTTTTCGAAACGCTCAATAAAGCAAACACTTACGCAATTGCCTGGCGTTTGCAGTCCGCCAAAAAACCTGAAACAAGGGAAAAACGCATGAAGGCAATTCTTGCAATGTTAGCGAAAGAGGAAAAATTTCATGACTAA
- a CDS encoding TMEM175 family protein: MRPSMDREHLSFERILFFSDAVFAISITLLVLEIKVPLMQQEFSELQLGYALLQMTPKIVGFLISFFLIGQTWIEHHRICSYLGEYNSGMLWRNLWLLLFVVFLPFATALLSDYYFSRVAICVYGCSFAGLGFAKAFFWHHAVKKHLLAKDIVAAQAARIGRRVWATPITSFAVIIAAVVGIPYAYCGFALIPLAAILLDRTVARKKNLLQSYTH; encoded by the coding sequence ATGCGTCCATCCATGGATAGAGAACATCTCTCATTCGAACGAATACTATTCTTCAGTGATGCTGTATTCGCGATTTCGATCACCCTCCTTGTCTTGGAAATCAAGGTGCCATTGATGCAGCAGGAATTTTCAGAATTGCAGCTCGGATATGCCCTTCTCCAGATGACACCTAAGATTGTCGGTTTCCTTATCTCCTTTTTCCTTATTGGACAAACATGGATTGAGCACCATCGCATTTGTAGTTATTTGGGAGAATACAATTCCGGAATGTTGTGGAGAAACCTTTGGCTGCTCTTGTTTGTCGTGTTCTTACCGTTTGCGACAGCGCTTCTGAGTGACTACTATTTTTCGCGCGTAGCAATTTGCGTCTACGGTTGTTCGTTTGCAGGTCTTGGCTTCGCAAAAGCTTTCTTTTGGCACCACGCTGTAAAAAAGCATTTACTAGCGAAAGATATTGTCGCAGCGCAGGCAGCTCGTATTGGCCGCCGTGTGTGGGCAACACCGATTACATCTTTTGCCGTGATCATTGCGGCTGTCGTTGGGATTCCTTATGCATATTGTGGTTTTGCTCTCATTCCACTTGCAGCAATATTGTTAGATCGAACCGTAGCACGAAAGAAAAATCTATTACAATCATATACACATTAA
- a CDS encoding SRPBCC domain-containing protein, whose translation MPDILHRVGIKVTPGKVFEALSTIDGLHHWWVVETTGDTKQGSIINFGFCEMKVVESKPNKLVKWKCVRGPRDWIGTEVSFQLKYKDDQTFVIFKHANWKKPLEFMHHCSTKWATFLLSLRDWLERAEGRPSPYDVKIHVGD comes from the coding sequence ATGCCGGATATTCTTCACAGAGTTGGAATCAAAGTCACACCGGGCAAAGTTTTCGAAGCTCTATCGACTATTGACGGGCTACATCATTGGTGGGTTGTTGAAACCACTGGAGATACCAAACAAGGCAGCATTATTAACTTCGGTTTTTGTGAGATGAAAGTGGTTGAGTCCAAACCTAATAAACTCGTGAAATGGAAATGCGTGCGAGGACCCCGAGATTGGATCGGCACGGAAGTGTCTTTTCAATTAAAATATAAAGACGATCAAACCTTCGTTATCTTCAAACACGCCAACTGGAAAAAGCCATTGGAGTTTATGCATCATTGCAGTACCAAATGGGCTACATTCCTTCTCAGTTTAAGGGATTGGTTGGAAAGAGCCGAAGGCCGTCCATCTCCTTACGATGTAAAAATCCATGTTGGTGATTGA
- a CDS encoding thioredoxin family protein has protein sequence MTQIIIQRILLSSEIFLAFILVVKSFGAYSEWKLRLRSRKQQLSMNIEKDKPVLLYFWTSDCSQCKLQERQIERAQAVLHQSGKTLEVQKLNAFEEQALAKHMNVMTVPTIVLLNSQGNVTTWNPGLTYADTIIKQYLAIQ, from the coding sequence ATGACTCAAATAATCATTCAGCGAATTCTCTTATCGTCCGAAATATTTCTTGCATTCATTCTCGTTGTTAAATCATTTGGCGCTTACAGCGAATGGAAGTTACGCTTGCGTTCCCGCAAACAACAATTATCCATGAATATTGAAAAGGACAAACCGGTACTTTTGTACTTCTGGACATCTGATTGTTCCCAATGCAAACTTCAGGAACGGCAGATCGAGCGGGCGCAAGCTGTCTTACATCAATCTGGAAAGACATTGGAAGTACAAAAACTGAACGCATTTGAAGAACAGGCGCTTGCAAAGCATATGAACGTGATGACCGTACCAACGATTGTGCTGCTGAATTCTCAGGGAAATGTCACAACTTGGAATCCCGGTTTGACATATGCAGACACCATCATTAAACAATATCTTGCCATCCAATAA
- a CDS encoding DUF4395 domain-containing protein codes for MDTSRQVLDHSALKFNQISIITLALLGFILNQPILPSFVAAVLIAGSLNSNFALFKLTYKHVIKPLKLLKPNPIEDISTPHEFAQLLGGIVLGIGSLLLYTGSPLLGWIFTWIVIALAAANLIFGFCAGCFVYYQLKKLGVPGFRIPSQ; via the coding sequence ATGGATACATCACGACAGGTACTCGATCATAGCGCTCTGAAATTTAACCAGATATCGATTATAACGCTTGCACTGCTCGGCTTTATTCTCAACCAGCCGATTCTACCCTCTTTTGTCGCGGCGGTGCTCATAGCGGGTTCGCTCAACTCGAACTTTGCACTTTTCAAGCTTACATATAAGCATGTGATCAAACCGCTGAAATTATTAAAACCGAATCCAATAGAAGACATTTCGACTCCGCATGAGTTTGCACAGCTGTTAGGCGGAATCGTACTTGGCATCGGCAGTTTGTTACTGTACACCGGATCACCTCTTCTCGGATGGATATTCACTTGGATCGTTATCGCACTCGCGGCGGCAAACCTCATCTTCGGATTTTGCGCTGGCTGTTTCGTTTATTACCAGTTGAAGAAACTCGGAGTGCCGGGGTTCCGCATTCCATCACAATAA
- the cysK gene encoding cysteine synthase A produces MKALNILETIGRTPHVRINRLFGDKEVWIKLERSNPGGSIKDRIALSMIEDAERRGLLNPDTVIVEPTSGNTGIGLALVAAVKKYKLILVMPESFSVERRRLMAAYGAQFDLTPREKGMTGAIERAKELAASLPKAWVPQQFENEANIEVHRRTTAKEILADFPQGIDIIITGVGTGGHITAVAEELKKVYKGLKVYAVEPAASPVISGGKPSPHPIQGIGAGFIPKNLHVQSIDGAIQITKEEAYEYAQRAAREEGILVGVSTGASLAAVAKKLPELKPGGRILTFNYDTGERYLSVDGLFPA; encoded by the coding sequence ATGAAAGCTTTAAATATTCTTGAAACTATCGGCAGAACGCCTCACGTTCGCATCAATCGTTTGTTCGGGGATAAAGAAGTCTGGATAAAACTTGAACGCAGCAATCCGGGTGGTAGCATCAAAGACCGTATTGCACTCTCGATGATAGAAGACGCTGAACGGCGCGGACTGTTAAACCCGGATACGGTCATTGTCGAACCAACCTCCGGCAACACTGGAATTGGATTGGCGCTTGTTGCCGCTGTGAAGAAATATAAACTCATCCTTGTGATGCCGGAATCGTTTTCCGTTGAGCGCCGCCGTTTAATGGCAGCTTACGGAGCACAATTCGATCTCACACCGCGCGAAAAAGGTATGACAGGTGCAATTGAACGTGCGAAGGAACTTGCCGCTTCACTTCCCAAGGCATGGGTTCCTCAGCAATTTGAAAACGAAGCCAATATAGAAGTTCATCGGCGTACGACGGCAAAAGAAATTTTAGCGGATTTTCCGCAAGGTATTGACATCATCATCACCGGCGTCGGCACCGGCGGTCATATTACTGCAGTAGCGGAAGAATTGAAAAAGGTGTACAAAGGTTTGAAAGTCTATGCCGTAGAGCCTGCGGCTTCGCCTGTGATCAGTGGCGGCAAACCTTCGCCCCATCCGATACAGGGAATTGGTGCGGGTTTTATTCCGAAAAACCTACACGTCCAGTCCATCGATGGCGCTATTCAAATTACAAAAGAGGAAGCGTACGAATATGCACAGCGCGCCGCACGTGAAGAGGGAATTCTCGTCGGAGTTTCTACAGGTGCTTCCTTGGCAGCGGTCGCGAAGAAACTTCCCGAACTAAAACCGGGCGGCAGAATCCTGACATTCAATTACGATACAGGTGAACGGTATCTTTCCGTTGATGGACTATTCCCGGCGTAG
- a CDS encoding O-acetylhomoserine aminocarboxypropyltransferase/cysteine synthase, which translates to MSAPKYKFETLQLHAGQVVDKTTNARAVPIYQTTSYVFNDADHAGRLFGLQEFGNIYSRIMNPTVAVFEERIAALEGGVAALGVSSGQAAQFIALSTIAQAGENIVSSSNLYGGTYNQFKVTFPRLGINVKFAEGDSPEALGKLIDKKTKALYVESIGNPRLNVPEFEALAKLAHSNGIPLVVDNTFGQGGYLINPISHGADIVVHSATKWIGGHGTSIGGVIVDSGKFNWGNGNFPIFTEPSPGYHDLKFWDVFGSKSQFGNIAFIIRARVEQLRDLGPALSPFNAFLLLQGLETLSLRGERHNANALALAHYLEGHKQVSWVWYPGLESHPYHSTAKKYLRKGQFGGVLAFGVKGGVAAGRKLIDSVKLASLLANVGDAKTLIIHPASTTHQQLSEAEQKSSGVVPELVRVSVGLEHIDDIIADFDQALAETLKA; encoded by the coding sequence ATGAGCGCACCAAAATACAAATTCGAAACTCTCCAACTCCATGCCGGACAAGTGGTTGATAAGACCACAAATGCACGTGCAGTTCCTATCTATCAGACAACATCGTACGTCTTCAATGATGCAGATCATGCCGGGCGTTTATTCGGATTGCAGGAGTTCGGCAACATTTACAGCCGTATCATGAATCCAACCGTTGCCGTTTTTGAAGAACGTATTGCGGCGCTTGAAGGCGGTGTCGCTGCACTCGGAGTTTCGTCGGGACAGGCAGCGCAATTTATTGCACTTTCCACTATTGCACAAGCAGGCGAAAACATCGTGTCATCAAGTAACCTGTATGGAGGAACGTACAACCAGTTTAAAGTGACGTTCCCCCGTCTCGGAATCAACGTAAAATTTGCCGAAGGTGACAGCCCGGAGGCATTAGGGAAACTTATCGATAAGAAAACAAAAGCGCTCTATGTGGAATCCATCGGCAACCCTCGGCTCAACGTTCCTGAATTTGAGGCGCTCGCCAAGCTGGCGCACTCAAATGGAATTCCTCTCGTCGTGGATAATACATTTGGCCAGGGCGGTTATTTGATCAATCCAATCTCTCACGGTGCCGATATTGTGGTGCATTCGGCTACGAAATGGATCGGCGGACACGGAACATCCATCGGCGGCGTGATCGTCGATTCCGGTAAGTTCAATTGGGGAAATGGCAATTTCCCGATTTTCACCGAGCCGAGTCCCGGTTATCACGATTTGAAATTCTGGGATGTGTTCGGTTCGAAAAGTCAATTCGGTAATATCGCCTTCATCATTAGAGCGCGTGTGGAGCAGCTGCGCGATCTTGGTCCCGCATTAAGTCCGTTCAATGCATTTCTGCTTCTGCAAGGGCTTGAAACTCTTTCGCTTCGAGGCGAACGGCATAATGCCAACGCATTAGCACTTGCTCACTATCTGGAGGGTCACAAACAAGTGAGTTGGGTCTGGTATCCTGGATTGGAAAGCCATCCGTACCACTCCACTGCAAAAAAATATTTACGCAAAGGACAATTCGGCGGTGTGCTTGCATTCGGCGTTAAAGGCGGAGTTGCAGCCGGCAGAAAATTGATTGATAGTGTGAAACTTGCAAGTCTACTTGCCAATGTCGGCGATGCGAAGACACTCATCATTCATCCGGCCTCGACGACGCACCAGCAATTGAGCGAAGCAGAACAAAAGTCAAGTGGAGTGGTACCGGAATTAGTTCGAGTGTCCGTAGGGCTCGAGCATATCGATGATATCATTGCCGATTTCGATCAGGCACTTGCAGAAACATTAAAAGCATAA
- a CDS encoding acyl-ACP desaturase, which produces MVAQNEVHVTSHQLEVIKSIEGFVGEQLNSLLMNVEESWQPSDFLPDLNAGNWVEQLIDFRTSALALSDEVLVVLVGDMVTEEALPTYQTWLNRLQGVTDKTGASPSPWARWSRGWTSEENRHGDLLNKYLYLTGRVNMRSVETTIHHLINNGFDPQTENDPYLGFVYTSFQERATKISHRNVGVLAKRAGEDHLHKICGMIAGDEARHEKAYKLFMTKIFELDPAKAVLAFAKMMKSKIAMPAMLMDDGKDKNLFSRFSLVAQKIGVYTAKDYAEIIGTLVHEWKIESLTGISDASAKAQDYLCGLSERYLKLADRVNFSGVEKFSWLYDREIALATIV; this is translated from the coding sequence ATGGTTGCGCAAAACGAAGTACACGTCACATCGCATCAATTAGAAGTTATAAAGAGCATAGAAGGATTTGTCGGCGAGCAGTTGAATTCATTGCTCATGAACGTGGAAGAAAGCTGGCAGCCATCCGATTTTTTACCCGACTTGAATGCGGGAAATTGGGTTGAGCAATTGATAGATTTTCGTACAAGTGCTCTTGCGTTATCCGATGAAGTGCTTGTGGTTCTTGTCGGTGATATGGTGACGGAAGAGGCATTGCCAACGTATCAAACATGGCTTAATCGACTGCAGGGCGTCACCGACAAAACAGGCGCGAGCCCATCACCGTGGGCACGATGGAGCCGTGGCTGGACATCGGAGGAAAATCGCCACGGCGATCTGTTGAACAAATATTTGTATCTCACCGGACGCGTTAATATGCGTTCAGTCGAAACAACAATCCACCATCTCATCAACAACGGGTTTGATCCGCAAACAGAAAATGATCCGTATCTCGGCTTTGTCTATACATCGTTTCAAGAACGGGCGACCAAAATATCACATCGGAACGTCGGCGTCCTTGCCAAGCGAGCCGGCGAGGACCATCTTCACAAAATCTGCGGTATGATTGCCGGCGATGAAGCGCGTCACGAAAAAGCGTATAAATTATTTATGACAAAAATCTTTGAGCTTGATCCGGCAAAAGCAGTACTAGCGTTTGCCAAAATGATGAAATCAAAAATTGCCATGCCGGCAATGCTGATGGACGATGGGAAAGATAAAAACTTGTTTTCAAGGTTTTCTCTTGTTGCACAAAAAATAGGTGTGTACACGGCAAAAGATTATGCAGAAATTATTGGAACGCTGGTCCACGAATGGAAGATTGAAAGCTTAACCGGAATTTCCGATGCATCGGCAAAAGCACAAGATTATTTGTGCGGACTTTCCGAACGATATCTCAAACTTGCCGATCGCGTGAATTTCTCGGGTGTAGAGAAGTTCAGCTGGCTATATGATAGAGAAATTGCACTTGCAACGATCGTTTGA
- a CDS encoding biotin--[acetyl-CoA-carboxylase] ligase gives MYSEEELQRGLSTKIFGRKLFVYDSIDSTNACAKTLANRGAEEGTVVIADHQTAGRGRFGRTWNAESGSSLLFSVIVRPTFSTDKIGLLPFFAAAGIALAVETVTGLQCECKWPNDVLLNKRKCCGILMESNLQKNNLDYVIIGIGLNVNQKKFLDDLDGKATSLSNECGNEFDRRSVFCQIMSWLESLYYNVSRGNFNNVLMEWKARATLFGKRITLAQATAVIEGTAINLAPDGGLVVETKTGRHVFYAGEVTLAKE, from the coding sequence ATGTACTCGGAAGAAGAACTTCAACGCGGACTGTCTACGAAAATATTTGGCCGTAAATTATTCGTCTATGACTCTATCGATTCAACGAATGCTTGTGCAAAAACTTTGGCAAACAGAGGCGCCGAAGAAGGCACCGTCGTCATAGCAGATCATCAAACTGCAGGCCGAGGACGATTTGGAAGAACATGGAATGCAGAATCAGGGAGCAGTTTATTGTTCTCCGTCATAGTCCGGCCGACATTCAGTACGGACAAGATTGGATTACTACCCTTCTTTGCCGCTGCTGGTATTGCCCTTGCCGTTGAAACAGTTACCGGATTACAGTGCGAATGCAAATGGCCAAATGATGTTCTGTTAAATAAAAGAAAATGCTGCGGAATCCTTATGGAGAGCAACCTTCAAAAAAATAATCTCGATTATGTGATTATCGGAATTGGATTAAATGTAAACCAGAAGAAATTTCTTGACGATCTTGATGGCAAAGCTACTTCGCTCAGCAATGAGTGCGGCAATGAGTTTGACCGAAGAAGTGTATTCTGCCAAATCATGTCATGGCTCGAATCGCTTTACTACAATGTGAGCAGAGGAAATTTCAACAATGTGCTGATGGAATGGAAAGCCCGCGCGACATTATTTGGCAAGCGGATAACGCTCGCTCAAGCCACTGCTGTCATAGAAGGAACTGCAATCAATCTTGCTCCCGACGGAGGATTGGTTGTAGAAACAAAAACCGGCCGGCATGTGTTTTATGCCGGTGAAGTGACTCTTGCAAAAGAATAA
- a CDS encoding M28 family peptidase, with protein sequence MRRLFLFLPLFSVIVYAQSIDPKSKIGYESINAADLRAHLTILASDSLEGRETSYPGQKKAANYIADIFKNLNLKAIGDNGTYFQHFDVEVSRVDPETKIITDVDGVKKNFTWGTDFISEGAKDTLVSGPAVFVGFTDTELDSSAKAKLAGRIVFVFIGKKNFASDTSKSATMRRFYAIRRDAGAAATLMIPDIEGPATFQKALETMGDFGTDKGTMKMKDSSSQLRQQFIRFLVSPELAETVLKPSGKSLKQLKNEALLDQPFPPVFIDDATVTITSKAIHETKQTENVLGFLPGSDPVLKSQVVIFTAHYDHLGISRTGVLYPGADDDGSGTVTILELAKAFTANPRKPKQSLLFMTVVGEEKGLYGSKYYTNNPIIPLDKTTVDLNLDMVGRIDTTHEANKDTNYTYVIGSNKISLELDSLLRIANNESEHLALDYTFNSENDPERFYYRSDHYNFAKNGVPIVFFFDGIIRDLHKPTDTVDKILFERMAKIGRLIYDLGWRLANLDLPLTKIPMQQ encoded by the coding sequence ATGCGTCGGTTGTTTTTATTTCTGCCATTATTCTCAGTCATAGTATATGCCCAATCCATCGACCCAAAATCTAAAATTGGTTATGAATCTATCAATGCCGCTGATTTGAGGGCTCATCTTACTATTCTCGCTTCCGACAGTTTAGAAGGGCGAGAGACCTCGTACCCCGGTCAAAAGAAAGCGGCGAATTATATCGCAGATATTTTTAAGAACTTAAATCTCAAAGCCATCGGCGACAATGGAACATACTTCCAGCATTTTGATGTCGAGGTCAGTCGTGTCGATCCGGAAACAAAGATCATAACGGATGTTGACGGAGTGAAGAAGAATTTCACATGGGGAACAGATTTTATTTCTGAAGGAGCGAAAGACACCCTCGTAAGCGGTCCCGCGGTATTTGTTGGATTCACGGATACGGAATTAGATTCCTCTGCGAAAGCAAAACTCGCAGGACGAATTGTATTCGTCTTTATCGGCAAGAAAAATTTCGCCAGCGATACATCCAAATCGGCAACAATGCGGCGGTTCTATGCAATACGCCGTGATGCAGGGGCGGCGGCGACATTGATGATTCCCGACATCGAAGGACCTGCGACTTTTCAAAAAGCATTAGAGACGATGGGCGATTTTGGAACGGATAAAGGAACAATGAAGATGAAAGATAGTTCATCTCAATTGCGTCAGCAATTTATCCGATTCCTTGTATCACCGGAATTGGCGGAAACAGTTTTAAAACCATCGGGCAAATCATTGAAGCAGCTCAAAAACGAAGCCCTTCTCGATCAACCGTTTCCTCCGGTGTTTATTGACGATGCAACCGTTACTATAACCTCGAAAGCCATTCATGAAACAAAACAAACTGAAAATGTACTTGGCTTTCTGCCGGGAAGCGATCCAGTTCTTAAATCGCAAGTCGTAATATTTACCGCGCATTACGATCACCTGGGAATAAGTCGTACTGGCGTCCTCTATCCCGGTGCAGATGATGATGGTTCCGGCACCGTTACCATTCTGGAACTTGCAAAAGCGTTTACAGCAAATCCAAGAAAACCGAAACAGAGTTTGCTTTTCATGACTGTTGTGGGTGAAGAAAAGGGATTGTATGGCTCCAAATATTATACAAATAATCCGATCATTCCATTAGATAAAACGACAGTTGATTTAAATCTCGATATGGTCGGCAGAATCGATACGACACATGAGGCGAATAAAGATACGAATTATACATATGTCATAGGTTCGAATAAAATCAGTCTTGAGCTCGATAGTCTGCTTCGAATTGCGAATAATGAGTCGGAACATCTCGCGCTTGATTACACATTTAACAGCGAAAACGATCCGGAGCGATTCTATTACAGAAGCGATCATTATAACTTCGCGAAGAACGGCGTACCCATCGTTTTCTTTTTCGATGGCATCATCCGCGACCTTCATAAACCGACTGACACTGTGGATAAAATTCTCTTCGAAAGAATGGCAAAAATAGGACGATTAATTTACGACCTCGGATGGCGGCTCGCAAATCTGGATCTTCCATTAACGAAGATTCCCATGCAGCAATAG
- the rarD gene encoding EamA family transporter RarD, which produces MNKGMRYAVGAYISWGVLPIYWKWLHHVPALQLISHRILWSFFALVVVILLTRRWKEFRQAVFTPRVLRVYSAAALLIGINWLTYVWAVNAGHIIETSLGYFINPLLSVLMGVIFLHEHVRPRQWIPLGLAGAGVLYLTFAYGSLPWIALTLAVSFGVYGLVKKIAPLGSLYGLTLETGILLIPAFVYLLYSDMHGSGSFLHTGTSSDFLMIGAGLVTTIPLLMFASAAQRISLSLVGILQYIAPTLQFLVGVIIYKEPFTHIQFIGYGVVWVALFLFAVEGYLAYRSKPVAAAEGIEQDLL; this is translated from the coding sequence ATGAACAAAGGAATGCGGTATGCCGTTGGTGCATACATCAGCTGGGGAGTTTTGCCGATTTATTGGAAGTGGCTTCATCACGTCCCTGCACTGCAATTAATAAGTCACCGCATTCTCTGGTCCTTTTTTGCACTGGTCGTCGTCATTCTGCTCACACGCCGCTGGAAGGAATTCCGACAAGCTGTTTTTACTCCGCGTGTTCTTCGAGTGTACAGTGCCGCAGCTCTCCTCATCGGCATCAACTGGCTCACGTATGTCTGGGCAGTTAATGCAGGGCACATTATTGAGACCAGTCTGGGATATTTCATTAACCCGCTACTCAGCGTATTAATGGGAGTCATCTTTCTGCATGAACATGTGCGGCCGCGGCAGTGGATTCCTCTCGGTCTCGCAGGTGCAGGAGTTTTGTATCTGACATTCGCGTACGGTTCCCTTCCCTGGATTGCACTCACCCTTGCTGTCTCGTTTGGCGTTTACGGACTTGTTAAAAAAATCGCTCCGCTTGGTTCACTCTATGGTTTAACATTAGAGACGGGCATTCTGCTGATTCCAGCGTTTGTTTATCTTCTGTATTCCGATATGCATGGATCGGGTTCGTTTCTCCATACTGGAACATCATCAGATTTTCTTATGATTGGTGCCGGACTAGTCACAACCATTCCGCTTCTCATGTTTGCTTCAGCTGCACAGCGCATCTCGCTTTCGCTTGTGGGCATCCTGCAATATATCGCCCCGACGCTGCAATTTCTCGTTGGTGTCATTATCTACAAAGAACCATTCACTCACATTCAATTCATCGGCTACGGCGTTGTCTGGGTAGCGCTGTTCCTCTTTGCAGTGGAAGGGTATCTTGCCTATCGATCGAAACCTGTTGCTGCAGCCGAAGGCATTGAGCAAGACTTGCTGTGA